ATTAACCAGCAACCATGGATGAATTTCAGCATGTTTATCAAACAAAAAGAAGAATAAACATACGGATGAGTGGATGACAGCTTGCGTTTCTGAATTTATTTACCAGACAATTTGCGTACCTGATCAGTAGCACTGCACTTCTAGCGCTTGTAACTGATACATTTATGTATTTGTTTGTCATCTTGCTCGATTTTTTCCAGGGTTTTATTTGCTGAAATCCATGGTTTATGTTTCTTATGTATGcaagaaatatatgatgtttaTCTCTTAATGTCTGATTGGAaggtagcttttttttttttttgtgctccATACATATTTGACTCGACCCATATTTGCATCTTTGTGATTTCTACACAGTCAACCCATATTTGTTATCAATGATATTTCAGGATTTCAATCAATGCCGGTGACAGAACTTCAGTCAGCCTCACCAAATCACATAGAAGCTTCTTTAAGAGATGTTCACACATGAGGGCTCCGAATTTGCAGCTACTTATTGTGATTCTTCCGGATGTTACTGGTCATTATGGTATGTGCATCCTTGAAAACCCAGTGCTTCGGTTGTTATTATATGGAAACTGAAATTTATTCTATGCTTTATCAGGTTTGAGGGCAAAATACAGTGCTTGAGCGAGCCTTTGTGCCTAATGGAATACCTTTTGTTTTAGATGTGCCAACAATCATTTTTGGTGCTGATGTTACCCATCCTACAGCAGGAGAAGATTCCTTGGCTTCTATTGCAGCTGTTAGTTTCTTGTTCTCTGCTAACAATTGTTTCATTCAAATGCTGTATGAATTTAAAAGTAAATTTCACTCCACATTTGAAGATTAACTCCCAATGCATGGAAATGTCATGACACAAAGTAATGGAATAGATGGTGCAACCTTTTGCAGGTGGTTGCATCCATGGACTGGCCACAAGTCACAACATAAAAAGCTCTAGCCTCGGCACAAACACATAGGAAGATGATACAGAATCTCTTCTAGACTGGTATAGATCCAGAGAAGGGCACTCCAGTAAATGGTACAACGATAAGGCAATTTGTATCGATTGTGTTCATAAGAGCTGTGAATGAAGAGGTAATAGTTTGAAACTAAGTTGACTCTAAATTATGCGCTGCAGGGAGTTGTTGACTTCATTCTATAAGAGGACTGGCTGAAAGCTCGATAGGATTCTAATTTATAGGTATGTGCTTGACTTATTTAGGTAACTCTTGGATGAAACCGAACtacttttgttttgtttatttaggGATAGAGTAAGTGAAAGACAATTCAGTGAGTTGTGCCTCTATGGAAAATGGGCATCGACCCTAGTGCCTATGGAAAATGTGCTTCCTAACTTAGTTGCAGAATGTTAGATGGATATAGCTAAAACTAGGATGTGGTAGGTGGCGTTGCTGTAcatgtataattttttttttttgcccaagACTGTACATGTATAACTTAGGAGTAGAATGTGTGGAGTATAATGTGTGGTAGTATAATTATAGATGGACTTGTACTTTGTTAGGGCCATAACTCAGTGCTGTTTTAATTTGCTGGTTATGGATGAAACGTCCATAATTAGCTAGGTGGTTGTATTTTAGTCCGATACGGGCTTAATAGGATTGTTACcaacattaacttatattatggatgtCATGTATCATTCCCATGGTCATTTCTCATgaatatttcataatttttttctcccgttgcaacgcacgggcattttTGCTAGTAACTAATATAATATACTCAAGGGATTATGTAATTGGGCATTAGCAAACCAAGGAATAAAAGGGGTTTGCATAAAGATAAATGTCATCTATCACTCTACATCTAAACTTAGCATAGATAAGTGATTAGCATGAGCATAGAGTTTTACCCCAACATATACACCTCTGTAAAATAACAAAACATAATCTTGAAACTTTAACAGAAGTGGAGAATTGCAGACTGCAGCTGGCTCATAGTGGCAAGTAGATGACGCCGCAGTATAATACTAGCAGATTTTGAAATGGGAAAAACTGTTTGTCCTGTCAAACGTATTGCGTGATGCTCATTTGCTCACGCAGTCCCGAAAGGACGACATCCCGCGTCCACCTTGAACTTGAAGCGGTTGATCAAATCCAGCAGGTTCGCGTGCGACGATCCGCCTTTCTCCACGGCAGTCCTGGCCTTGGCCGCAAGCCCTCGTGCCTTCCTCCTCCGCTCCTCCCCCTCGTCTCCTCCGTGCATGATGTCCCTCACCGCCTTCTCCACCACATCTCTGGCCACCACGATCTCCTTCTCCTCAAGCTGGTACATGAGCGGCTCCGTCACCCCGACGTCCACGCCGATCTCCAGCACCTCCACAGCGAGCTTGGCGTTTAAGAATTGGTCTGAGAAGTGCGGCCACGTCACCACCGGCAGCCCGGCCGTGACGGCCTCCATGGTCGAGTTCCACCCGCAGTGCGTCACGAAGCTGCCGGTGGCTGCGTGCGACAGGATCAGCACCTGGGGCGCCCACCCCCTGATGAGCAGGCCGCGCCCGGCGACGCGCGCCTCGAGCTCGTGTAGGAACTCGGCCACTTCCTCGCCGTATTGCTCGGCGTTCTTCACCACCCAGATGAACGGGTGCCCCGAAGCCTCCAGCCCGAGACCGAGCTCCACGACCTGCTTCGGCTGCGCGTGCGCGAGGCTCCCGAAGCTGACGTACACGACGGAGTTCGGCTCCTTGCCGTCGAGCCACCGGAGGCAATCGTCAGCACCGATGGCGGCGGTGTTCCCTCTCGACGCCAGCGTCGCAGTGCGCTGGTGGAACAGAGACACCGGCCCGACGGTCCACACCTTCATCGCCCTGGCTTCCGCGTAGCCGGCGACGTACTCCGGCTCCATCTCCACGAAGCTGTTGGTGACGATGCCGTCGGCCTCGGCCAGCACTTGCTCGGTATCGTCCGCAAACTTCTCGAACCCGGGGACCCCCCGGAAGAAGCCAGGAGCCTGAGCCCTCGACACCTCGATCCTTTTCTCCAGACCGGGCACGACGACCAGCTCGTGGTCATCGGCCACGCCGTCGTACGCGTTGAACCTCTCGACGTTGTGCTGGCAGAGGAGGCAGAAGGCGCACATGCTGAAGAAAGAGAGCCGCGGGACCTCGAGGCTCGCCGCGAGCTCCCTAGCCCACGGGTGGCAGAAGTCCGCCACGACGCACGTCGGGTACGGCGCGTGTTCGCGGAGGTGCCGCTCCAGCGGCTCCCGGAGGCGCGCCAGGGCGCGGAAGTAGTTGGTCCAGAGACTCGGCGGCACCTTGTCGACGTCGTCGGCGCCGTCGGGCAGCCCTTCCGCGGCGAGGTAGAGCGGGAGCTCCACGAGTCGGACCGCCAGGCCAGACTTTCGGGCGAAGTCGAGGGTCGGCCGGATCCGCCCGGTGTTGGACGGGGTGACGACGACGCTGGCGAGAGCGCCGTGGGTGGCTAGCAGCAGCGCGGTGTCGACCGCCGGGATCAGGTGTCCCTGAAACATCAGCGGGATGAACACGAAGTGCGCCTTGACGTCGCAGCCGCCGCTGTCGTTCGCCGTCGGGCGGCCATTCGCTAAGTCTTCTATTGCCATTTGGCAGCTTTTCAAGCTCGATCCGAGAGGACCTACTGTGTTAAGTGTTCTTGCTTGCGTGTTTTGGGCTTTCGATAGGATTCTTGTGTGTTAGTCCGATGTCTTAAATAGGAAACAAAGTTTTGCGGGCGGCGAAAACAAAGGTGGTGGAGGCATCGGCGGGAACGACGGTTCCAAGGCCTGATGCACATCATCAACAAGGCTATATCGCACCTGACTAGACTAACTGAGAGACACCGCAATTTCATTGCCACTACTACCTTTGTACTGATCGACTGCATAACAAAAGGACGCTGCTTACAAGTTACCAGTGACGTAAACAATGATGTTGCAACTCATTCTAGAATAAGAGGCAGTGTAGGTTTGGCATACAAGGCGTTGTTAACGCTCTTAAATGAAATGGGCAATTGCTCATGTTTCTTTAAATCAATAGCTAAAAGTATTCTTTGTGTCACTTTGTTAAATAAAGCAAGGCAAATATTGCTAAAATCTCAGTTACCCTTTTAGAGAGCTATACGATACCTGAACTCTGCTGCTTTAGAGTTCACAGTACAGAAATAGTTTTTTTTAACGCGCTTTTTCTTCCACCAGCGGTTTATAAAGAGTAGGTGCCAGTAGGATCGAAAGCATAGGCCCAAGGACATACactctgttcgtttgggcttgtttggcttataagccgtactttttcagccaacgaacaatatttttctctcataccaaatcagccaacaatactttcagccaaacgagcccaaacgaacagggcgatgaACCAGTCAATATAGACAAGTTTCCACTAGCGGTTGTATAAGGATACCACCAATATAAGTATATCTATTTGTTCTGACGATGGTTCACCTAACCTACCATAAATATTATAAATAGATATCAACATGGCAACCAGTTAAGACTTAAGAGAACCGCTATATATTTATTTGTACTAGCGGTAGCTTAAGAAAATAGCTATGTAAGACCATTTGTACTGTCGT
The nucleotide sequence above comes from Miscanthus floridulus cultivar M001 chromosome 18, ASM1932011v1, whole genome shotgun sequence. Encoded proteins:
- the LOC136523007 gene encoding UDP-glycosyltransferase 73C12-like, with the protein product MAIEDLANGRPTANDSGGCDVKAHFVFIPLMFQGHLIPAVDTALLLATHGALASVVVTPSNTGRIRPTLDFARKSGLAVRLVELPLYLAAEGLPDGADDVDKVPPSLWTNYFRALARLREPLERHLREHAPYPTCVVADFCHPWARELAASLEVPRLSFFSMCAFCLLCQHNVERFNAYDGVADDHELVVVPGLEKRIEVSRAQAPGFFRGVPGFEKFADDTEQVLAEADGIVTNSFVEMEPEYVAGYAEARAMKVWTVGPVSLFHQRTATLASRGNTAAIGADDCLRWLDGKEPNSVVYVSFGSLAHAQPKQVVELGLGLEASGHPFIWVVKNAEQYGEEVAEFLHELEARVAGRGLLIRGWAPQVLILSHAATGSFVTHCGWNSTMEAVTAGLPVVTWPHFSDQFLNAKLAVEVLEIGVDVGVTEPLMYQLEEKEIVVARDVVEKAVRDIMHGGDEGEERRRKARGLAAKARTAVEKGGSSHANLLDLINRFKFKVDAGCRPFGTA